A region from the Prionailurus viverrinus isolate Anna chromosome E2, UM_Priviv_1.0, whole genome shotgun sequence genome encodes:
- the LOC125152948 gene encoding leukocyte immunoglobulin-like receptor subfamily A member 6 isoform X14, with the protein MRACSSSISGILENHNSHLAPGFTPQRLVPAPANVVVFQDPLRPLPFGIPPRRGTASRVARGPRSLSAPGDSPLPSELHQIPRSGITGSYEPTPSHQPSVFSTHHPSHDQQLRGKVLNVCHQSAGEPVTWAGTTNLLTVQLRTWLRALFTWWHIWTAPAMHNCVLMTVLESLGGTDILNNGQWFSDTWSKRFGKGKAMWKALETRLPTEIVERREGIDGPWRSRLLCVRSFQFPLLLHLKTHRKNPPIPLAPAVQLLIGLSVGPRTRAQAGTLPTPSIWAEPGSVVPWDSAVTIWCQGTLEAVEFYLNKDGHPVPWDRQKPLEPGNKAKFSIIYMTEQYAGRYHCSYRSPAGLSERSDPLELVVTGFQAKPTLSALPNPMVTSGGKVTLQCTSRTGFHRFVLMKEGEPRPAWTLDSQQPTSGQFQALFPVGPVTPSARWTFRCHGYFNNTPQVWSHPSDPLELLVSGMSRKPSLLTQQSPVVTPGQRLTLQCRSDVGYDRFALYKEAARDLPQHLSLQPQAGLSGADFPLGPVSGSHGGRYTCYGGHNLSSEWSAPSDPLDILVTGQLPSTPSLSVQPGPTVASGENVILLCQSWSFVDTFLLSKEGAADPPLRLRSKYRAGHYQAKFSMSPVTSAQGGTYRCYGSYSTFPYLLSHPSDPLELQVSGSSGESSPPATDPSSTAGPNRYLYVLIGAAGAFVLLLCLLVVLLVRRRRQGKGRKPGAADPEPQDRGLQDSSGPAAATQEETLYAAVQDAQPEEGVELDQRDAENGDPQGTTYAQAAASDAPPDVTYAQLNRLTLRRETSAPHSSQAGEPPAEPSVYAALAIR; encoded by the exons ATACCCAGGAGcggaatcactggatcatatg AGCCTACCCCTTCTCATCAGCCCTCAGTCTTCTCCACTCACCACCCCAGCCATGACCAGCAGCTGCGAGGAAAGGTACTCAATGTCTGCCACCAAAGTGCGGGGGAGCCGGTCACCTGGGCAGGAACCACAAACCTTCTGACTGTCCAGCTCCGAACCTGGCTCCGGGCACTCTTCACTTGGTGGCACATTTGGACAGCGCCTGCAATGCACAACTGTGTGCTTATGACAG TTCTGGAATCTTTAGGTGGCACAGATATCCTCAACAACGGGCAGTGGTTTTCTGACACGTGGAGTAAGAGATTTGGcaaaggaaaggccatgtggAAGGCTCTGGAAACACGTCTCCCTACCGAAATAGTGGAACGAAG GGAAGGCATAGACGGGCCTTGGAGAAGCAGGCTCTTGTGTGTCAGGTCATTCCAGTTTCCACTTCTACTCCATCTGAAGACCCATAGAAAAAACCCACCAATCCCCTTGGCACCTGCTGTGCAGCTCCTGATTG GGCTGAGTGTGGGACCCAGGACCCGAGCTCAGGCAG ggaccctccccacaccctccatCTGggctgagccaggctctgtggtcCCTTGGGATAGTGCTGTGACCATTTGGTGTCAGGGGACCCTGGAGGCCGTGGAGTTCTATCTGAATAAAGACGGACACCCAGTGCCCTGGGACAGACAGAAGCCACTGGAGCCTGGGAACAAAGCCAAGTTCTCCATCATATACATGACAGAGCAGTATGCAGGCCGATATCACTGTTCCTATCGGAGCCCCGCTGGATTGTCAGAGCGCAGTGACCCCCTGGAGCTGGTGGTGACAG GTTTCCAGGCCAAACCCACTCTCTCAGCCCTGCCCAACCCCATGGTGACCTCAGGAGGGAAGGTGACCCTCCAGTGCACCTCACGGACAGGATTCCATAGGTTCGTCCTGATGAAGGAAGGAGAACCCAGACCCGCCTGGACACTGGACTCCCAGCAACCCACCAGTGGACAGTTCCAGGCCCTGTTTCCTGTGGGCCCTGTGACCCCCAGCGCCAGGTGGACGTTCAGATGCCATGGCTATTTCAACAACACTCCCCAGGTGTGGTCACACCCCAGTGACCCCCTAGAACTGCTGGTCTCAG GTAtgtccaggaagccttccctccTGACCCAGCAGAGCCCCGTTGTGACCCCTGGACAGAGGCTGACCCTCCAGTGTCGCTCTGACGTCGGCTATGACAGATTCGCTCTATACAAGGAGGCGGCACGTGACCTTCCCCAGCACCTTAGCCtgcagccccaggctgggctctcgGGGGCCGACTTCCCCCTGGGCCCAGTGAGCGGCTCCCACGGGGGCCGGTACACATGCTATGGTGGACACAACCTCTCCTCCGAGTGGTCGGCCCCCAGTGACCCCCTGGACATCCTGGTCACAG gACAGCTCCCCTCCACACCCTCCCTCTCAGTGCAGCCAGGACCCACGGTGGCCTCAGGAGAGAACGTGATCCTGCTGTGTCAGTCCTGGAGCTTTGTGGACACTTTCCTTCTGTCCAAGGAGGGGGCAGCCGACCCTCCCCTGCGTCTTAGATCAAAGTACCGAGCTGGGCATTACCAGGCCAAATTCTCCATGAGTCCTGTGACCTCAGCCCAGGGGGGGACCTACAGGTGCTACGGCTCATACAGCACCTTCCCCTACCTGTTGTCACACCCCAGTGACCCCCTGGAGCTCCAGGTCTCAG GATCCTCTGGAGAGTCCAGCCCCCCAGCCACAGATCCCAGCTCAACAGCTG GTCCCAACCGGTACCTGTACGTCCTCATCGGGGCCGCGGGGGCCTTCGTCCTGCTGCTCTGcctcctcgtcgtcctcctcGTCCGTCGCCGGCGTCAGGGCAAAGGCAGGAAGCCGG GGGCCGCAGACCCAGAGCCCCAGGACAGAGGCCTGCAGGACAG CTCCGGGCCAGCTGCCGCCACCCAGGAGGAGACCCTCT aTGCCGCCGTGCAAGACGCACAGCCCGAGGAGGGGGTGGAGCTGGACCAGCGG GACGCGGAGAATGGAGACCCCCAAGGAACGACGTATGCCCAG GCTGCCGCATCTGACGCCCCCCCAGATGTGACCTACGCCCAGCTGAACCGCTTGACGCTCAGACGGGAGACGAGTGCACCCCATTCCTCCCAAGCCGGGGAGCCTCCAGCAGAGCCCAGCGTGTATGCTGCTCTGGCCATCCGCTAG
- the LOC125152948 gene encoding leukocyte immunoglobulin-like receptor subfamily A member 6 isoform X13 has protein sequence MRACSSSISGILENHNSHLAPGFTPQRLVPAPANVVVFQDPLRPLPFGIPPRRGTASRVARGPRSLSAPGDSPLPSELHQIPRSGITGSYEPTPSHQPSVFSTHHPSHDQQLRGKVLNVCHQSAGEPVTWAGTTNLLTVQLRTWLRALFTWWHIWTAPAMHNCVLMTVLESLGGTDILNNGQWFSDTWSKRFGKGKAMWKALETRLPTEIVERREGIDGPWRSRLLCVRSFQFPLLLHLKTHRKNPPIPLAPAVQLLIGLSVGPRTRAQAGTLPTPSIWAEPGSVVPWDSAVTIWCQGTLEAVEFYLNKDGHPVPWDRQKPLEPGNKAKFSIIYMTEQYAGRYHCSYRSPAGLSERSDPLELVVTGFQAKPTLSALPNPMVTSGGKVTLQCTSRTGFHRFVLMKEGEPRPAWTLDSQQPTSGQFQALFPVGPVTPSARWTFRCHGYFNNTPQVWSHPSDPLELLVSGMSRKPSLLTQQSPVVTPGQRLTLQCRSDVGYDRFALYKEAARDLPQHLSLQPQAGLSGADFPLGPVSGSHGGRYTCYGGHNLSSEWSAPSDPLDILVTGQLPSTPSLSVQPGPTVASGENVILLCQSWSFVDTFLLSKEGAADPPLRLRSKYRAGHYQAKFSMSPVTSAQGGTYRCYGSYSTFPYLLSHPSDPLELQVSGSSGESSPPATDPSSTAGPNRYLYVLIGAAGAFVLLLCLLVVLLVRRRRQGKGRKPGAADPEPQDRGLQDSSGPAAATQEETLSDAAVQDAQPEEGVELDQRDAENGDPQGTTYAQAAASDAPPDVTYAQLNRLTLRRETSAPHSSQAGEPPAEPSVYAALAIR, from the exons ATACCCAGGAGcggaatcactggatcatatg AGCCTACCCCTTCTCATCAGCCCTCAGTCTTCTCCACTCACCACCCCAGCCATGACCAGCAGCTGCGAGGAAAGGTACTCAATGTCTGCCACCAAAGTGCGGGGGAGCCGGTCACCTGGGCAGGAACCACAAACCTTCTGACTGTCCAGCTCCGAACCTGGCTCCGGGCACTCTTCACTTGGTGGCACATTTGGACAGCGCCTGCAATGCACAACTGTGTGCTTATGACAG TTCTGGAATCTTTAGGTGGCACAGATATCCTCAACAACGGGCAGTGGTTTTCTGACACGTGGAGTAAGAGATTTGGcaaaggaaaggccatgtggAAGGCTCTGGAAACACGTCTCCCTACCGAAATAGTGGAACGAAG GGAAGGCATAGACGGGCCTTGGAGAAGCAGGCTCTTGTGTGTCAGGTCATTCCAGTTTCCACTTCTACTCCATCTGAAGACCCATAGAAAAAACCCACCAATCCCCTTGGCACCTGCTGTGCAGCTCCTGATTG GGCTGAGTGTGGGACCCAGGACCCGAGCTCAGGCAG ggaccctccccacaccctccatCTGggctgagccaggctctgtggtcCCTTGGGATAGTGCTGTGACCATTTGGTGTCAGGGGACCCTGGAGGCCGTGGAGTTCTATCTGAATAAAGACGGACACCCAGTGCCCTGGGACAGACAGAAGCCACTGGAGCCTGGGAACAAAGCCAAGTTCTCCATCATATACATGACAGAGCAGTATGCAGGCCGATATCACTGTTCCTATCGGAGCCCCGCTGGATTGTCAGAGCGCAGTGACCCCCTGGAGCTGGTGGTGACAG GTTTCCAGGCCAAACCCACTCTCTCAGCCCTGCCCAACCCCATGGTGACCTCAGGAGGGAAGGTGACCCTCCAGTGCACCTCACGGACAGGATTCCATAGGTTCGTCCTGATGAAGGAAGGAGAACCCAGACCCGCCTGGACACTGGACTCCCAGCAACCCACCAGTGGACAGTTCCAGGCCCTGTTTCCTGTGGGCCCTGTGACCCCCAGCGCCAGGTGGACGTTCAGATGCCATGGCTATTTCAACAACACTCCCCAGGTGTGGTCACACCCCAGTGACCCCCTAGAACTGCTGGTCTCAG GTAtgtccaggaagccttccctccTGACCCAGCAGAGCCCCGTTGTGACCCCTGGACAGAGGCTGACCCTCCAGTGTCGCTCTGACGTCGGCTATGACAGATTCGCTCTATACAAGGAGGCGGCACGTGACCTTCCCCAGCACCTTAGCCtgcagccccaggctgggctctcgGGGGCCGACTTCCCCCTGGGCCCAGTGAGCGGCTCCCACGGGGGCCGGTACACATGCTATGGTGGACACAACCTCTCCTCCGAGTGGTCGGCCCCCAGTGACCCCCTGGACATCCTGGTCACAG gACAGCTCCCCTCCACACCCTCCCTCTCAGTGCAGCCAGGACCCACGGTGGCCTCAGGAGAGAACGTGATCCTGCTGTGTCAGTCCTGGAGCTTTGTGGACACTTTCCTTCTGTCCAAGGAGGGGGCAGCCGACCCTCCCCTGCGTCTTAGATCAAAGTACCGAGCTGGGCATTACCAGGCCAAATTCTCCATGAGTCCTGTGACCTCAGCCCAGGGGGGGACCTACAGGTGCTACGGCTCATACAGCACCTTCCCCTACCTGTTGTCACACCCCAGTGACCCCCTGGAGCTCCAGGTCTCAG GATCCTCTGGAGAGTCCAGCCCCCCAGCCACAGATCCCAGCTCAACAGCTG GTCCCAACCGGTACCTGTACGTCCTCATCGGGGCCGCGGGGGCCTTCGTCCTGCTGCTCTGcctcctcgtcgtcctcctcGTCCGTCGCCGGCGTCAGGGCAAAGGCAGGAAGCCGG GGGCCGCAGACCCAGAGCCCCAGGACAGAGGCCTGCAGGACAG CTCCGGGCCAGCTGCCGCCACCCAGGAGGAGACCCTCT cagaTGCCGCCGTGCAAGACGCACAGCCCGAGGAGGGGGTGGAGCTGGACCAGCGG GACGCGGAGAATGGAGACCCCCAAGGAACGACGTATGCCCAG GCTGCCGCATCTGACGCCCCCCCAGATGTGACCTACGCCCAGCTGAACCGCTTGACGCTCAGACGGGAGACGAGTGCACCCCATTCCTCCCAAGCCGGGGAGCCTCCAGCAGAGCCCAGCGTGTATGCTGCTCTGGCCATCCGCTAG
- the LOC125152948 gene encoding leukocyte immunoglobulin-like receptor subfamily B member 3 isoform X9, with protein MRACSSSISGILENHNSHLAPGFTPQRLVPAPANVVVFQDPLRPLPFGIPPRRGTASRVARGPRSLSAPGDSPLPSELHQIPRSGITGSYEPTPSHQPSVFSTHHPSHDQQLRGKVLNVCHQSAGEPVTWAGTTNLLTVQLRTWLRALFTWWHIWTAPAMHNCVLMTVLESLGGTDILNNGQWFSDTWSKRFGKGKAMWKALETRLPTEIVERREGIDGPWRSRLLCVRSFQFPLLLHLKTHRKNPPIPLAPAVQLLIGLSVGPRTRAQAGTLPTPSIWAEPGSVVPWDSAVTIWCQGTLEAVEFYLNKDGHPVPWDRQKPLEPGNKAKFSIIYMTEQYAGRYHCSYRSPAGLSERSDPLELVVTGFQAKPTLSALPNPMVTSGGKVTLQCTSRTGFHRFVLMKEGEPRPAWTLDSQQPTSGQFQALFPVGPVTPSARWTFRCHGYFNNTPQVWSHPSDPLELLVSGMSRKPSLLTQQSPVVTPGQRLTLQCRSDVGYDRFALYKEAARDLPQHLSLQPQAGLSGADFPLGPVSGSHGGRYTCYGGHNLSSEWSAPSDPLDILVTGQLPSTPSLSVQPGPTVASGENVILLCQSWSFVDTFLLSKEGAADPPLRLRSKYRAGHYQAKFSMSPVTSAQGGTYRCYGSYSTFPYLLSHPSDPLELQVSGSSGESSPPATDPSSTAGPNRYLYVLIGAAGAFVLLLCLLVVLLVRRRRQGKGRKPGAADPEPQDRGLQDSSGPAAATQEETLSDAAVQDAQPEEGVELDQRDAENGDPQGTTYAQVSHSRSRLSRGPATSPSPLWGGLPDTEDKQAEEDRQMDSQAAASDAPPDVTYAQLNRLTLRRETSAPHSSQAGEPPAEPSVYAALAIR; from the exons ATACCCAGGAGcggaatcactggatcatatg AGCCTACCCCTTCTCATCAGCCCTCAGTCTTCTCCACTCACCACCCCAGCCATGACCAGCAGCTGCGAGGAAAGGTACTCAATGTCTGCCACCAAAGTGCGGGGGAGCCGGTCACCTGGGCAGGAACCACAAACCTTCTGACTGTCCAGCTCCGAACCTGGCTCCGGGCACTCTTCACTTGGTGGCACATTTGGACAGCGCCTGCAATGCACAACTGTGTGCTTATGACAG TTCTGGAATCTTTAGGTGGCACAGATATCCTCAACAACGGGCAGTGGTTTTCTGACACGTGGAGTAAGAGATTTGGcaaaggaaaggccatgtggAAGGCTCTGGAAACACGTCTCCCTACCGAAATAGTGGAACGAAG GGAAGGCATAGACGGGCCTTGGAGAAGCAGGCTCTTGTGTGTCAGGTCATTCCAGTTTCCACTTCTACTCCATCTGAAGACCCATAGAAAAAACCCACCAATCCCCTTGGCACCTGCTGTGCAGCTCCTGATTG GGCTGAGTGTGGGACCCAGGACCCGAGCTCAGGCAG ggaccctccccacaccctccatCTGggctgagccaggctctgtggtcCCTTGGGATAGTGCTGTGACCATTTGGTGTCAGGGGACCCTGGAGGCCGTGGAGTTCTATCTGAATAAAGACGGACACCCAGTGCCCTGGGACAGACAGAAGCCACTGGAGCCTGGGAACAAAGCCAAGTTCTCCATCATATACATGACAGAGCAGTATGCAGGCCGATATCACTGTTCCTATCGGAGCCCCGCTGGATTGTCAGAGCGCAGTGACCCCCTGGAGCTGGTGGTGACAG GTTTCCAGGCCAAACCCACTCTCTCAGCCCTGCCCAACCCCATGGTGACCTCAGGAGGGAAGGTGACCCTCCAGTGCACCTCACGGACAGGATTCCATAGGTTCGTCCTGATGAAGGAAGGAGAACCCAGACCCGCCTGGACACTGGACTCCCAGCAACCCACCAGTGGACAGTTCCAGGCCCTGTTTCCTGTGGGCCCTGTGACCCCCAGCGCCAGGTGGACGTTCAGATGCCATGGCTATTTCAACAACACTCCCCAGGTGTGGTCACACCCCAGTGACCCCCTAGAACTGCTGGTCTCAG GTAtgtccaggaagccttccctccTGACCCAGCAGAGCCCCGTTGTGACCCCTGGACAGAGGCTGACCCTCCAGTGTCGCTCTGACGTCGGCTATGACAGATTCGCTCTATACAAGGAGGCGGCACGTGACCTTCCCCAGCACCTTAGCCtgcagccccaggctgggctctcgGGGGCCGACTTCCCCCTGGGCCCAGTGAGCGGCTCCCACGGGGGCCGGTACACATGCTATGGTGGACACAACCTCTCCTCCGAGTGGTCGGCCCCCAGTGACCCCCTGGACATCCTGGTCACAG gACAGCTCCCCTCCACACCCTCCCTCTCAGTGCAGCCAGGACCCACGGTGGCCTCAGGAGAGAACGTGATCCTGCTGTGTCAGTCCTGGAGCTTTGTGGACACTTTCCTTCTGTCCAAGGAGGGGGCAGCCGACCCTCCCCTGCGTCTTAGATCAAAGTACCGAGCTGGGCATTACCAGGCCAAATTCTCCATGAGTCCTGTGACCTCAGCCCAGGGGGGGACCTACAGGTGCTACGGCTCATACAGCACCTTCCCCTACCTGTTGTCACACCCCAGTGACCCCCTGGAGCTCCAGGTCTCAG GATCCTCTGGAGAGTCCAGCCCCCCAGCCACAGATCCCAGCTCAACAGCTG GTCCCAACCGGTACCTGTACGTCCTCATCGGGGCCGCGGGGGCCTTCGTCCTGCTGCTCTGcctcctcgtcgtcctcctcGTCCGTCGCCGGCGTCAGGGCAAAGGCAGGAAGCCGG GGGCCGCAGACCCAGAGCCCCAGGACAGAGGCCTGCAGGACAG CTCCGGGCCAGCTGCCGCCACCCAGGAGGAGACCCTCT cagaTGCCGCCGTGCAAGACGCACAGCCCGAGGAGGGGGTGGAGCTGGACCAGCGG GACGCGGAGAATGGAGACCCCCAAGGAACGACGTATGCCCAGGTGAGCCACTCAAGATCAAGACTCAGTCGGGGACCGGCCACTTCTCCTTCCCCCCTGTGGGGGGGATTGCCGGACACAGAAGACAAACAAGCAGAGGAAGACAGGCAGATGGACAGTCAG GCTGCCGCATCTGACGCCCCCCCAGATGTGACCTACGCCCAGCTGAACCGCTTGACGCTCAGACGGGAGACGAGTGCACCCCATTCCTCCCAAGCCGGGGAGCCTCCAGCAGAGCCCAGCGTGTATGCTGCTCTGGCCATCCGCTAG
- the LOC125152948 gene encoding leukocyte immunoglobulin-like receptor subfamily B member 3 isoform X10, giving the protein MRACSSSISGILENHNSHLAPGFTPQRLVPAPANVVVFQDPLRPLPFGIPPRRGTASRVARGPRSLSAPGDSPLPSELHQIPRSGITGSYEPTPSHQPSVFSTHHPSHDQQLRGKVLNVCHQSAGEPVTWAGTTNLLTVQLRTWLRALFTWWHIWTAPAMHNCVLMTVLESLGGTDILNNGQWFSDTWSKRFGKGKAMWKALETRLPTEIVERREGIDGPWRSRLLCVRSFQFPLLLHLKTHRKNPPIPLAPAVQLLIGLSVGPRTRAQAGTLPTPSIWAEPGSVVPWDSAVTIWCQGTLEAVEFYLNKDGHPVPWDRQKPLEPGNKAKFSIIYMTEQYAGRYHCSYRSPAGLSERSDPLELVVTGFQAKPTLSALPNPMVTSGGKVTLQCTSRTGFHRFVLMKEGEPRPAWTLDSQQPTSGQFQALFPVGPVTPSARWTFRCHGYFNNTPQVWSHPSDPLELLVSGMSRKPSLLTQQSPVVTPGQRLTLQCRSDVGYDRFALYKEAARDLPQHLSLQPQAGLSGADFPLGPVSGSHGGRYTCYGGHNLSSEWSAPSDPLDILVTGQLPSTPSLSVQPGPTVASGENVILLCQSWSFVDTFLLSKEGAADPPLRLRSKYRAGHYQAKFSMSPVTSAQGGTYRCYGSYSTFPYLLSHPSDPLELQVSGSSGESSPPATDPSSTAGPNRYLYVLIGAAGAFVLLLCLLVVLLVRRRRQGKGRKPGAADPEPQDRGLQDSSGPAAATQEETLYAAVQDAQPEEGVELDQRDAENGDPQGTTYAQVSHSRSRLSRGPATSPSPLWGGLPDTEDKQAEEDRQMDSQAAASDAPPDVTYAQLNRLTLRRETSAPHSSQAGEPPAEPSVYAALAIR; this is encoded by the exons ATACCCAGGAGcggaatcactggatcatatg AGCCTACCCCTTCTCATCAGCCCTCAGTCTTCTCCACTCACCACCCCAGCCATGACCAGCAGCTGCGAGGAAAGGTACTCAATGTCTGCCACCAAAGTGCGGGGGAGCCGGTCACCTGGGCAGGAACCACAAACCTTCTGACTGTCCAGCTCCGAACCTGGCTCCGGGCACTCTTCACTTGGTGGCACATTTGGACAGCGCCTGCAATGCACAACTGTGTGCTTATGACAG TTCTGGAATCTTTAGGTGGCACAGATATCCTCAACAACGGGCAGTGGTTTTCTGACACGTGGAGTAAGAGATTTGGcaaaggaaaggccatgtggAAGGCTCTGGAAACACGTCTCCCTACCGAAATAGTGGAACGAAG GGAAGGCATAGACGGGCCTTGGAGAAGCAGGCTCTTGTGTGTCAGGTCATTCCAGTTTCCACTTCTACTCCATCTGAAGACCCATAGAAAAAACCCACCAATCCCCTTGGCACCTGCTGTGCAGCTCCTGATTG GGCTGAGTGTGGGACCCAGGACCCGAGCTCAGGCAG ggaccctccccacaccctccatCTGggctgagccaggctctgtggtcCCTTGGGATAGTGCTGTGACCATTTGGTGTCAGGGGACCCTGGAGGCCGTGGAGTTCTATCTGAATAAAGACGGACACCCAGTGCCCTGGGACAGACAGAAGCCACTGGAGCCTGGGAACAAAGCCAAGTTCTCCATCATATACATGACAGAGCAGTATGCAGGCCGATATCACTGTTCCTATCGGAGCCCCGCTGGATTGTCAGAGCGCAGTGACCCCCTGGAGCTGGTGGTGACAG GTTTCCAGGCCAAACCCACTCTCTCAGCCCTGCCCAACCCCATGGTGACCTCAGGAGGGAAGGTGACCCTCCAGTGCACCTCACGGACAGGATTCCATAGGTTCGTCCTGATGAAGGAAGGAGAACCCAGACCCGCCTGGACACTGGACTCCCAGCAACCCACCAGTGGACAGTTCCAGGCCCTGTTTCCTGTGGGCCCTGTGACCCCCAGCGCCAGGTGGACGTTCAGATGCCATGGCTATTTCAACAACACTCCCCAGGTGTGGTCACACCCCAGTGACCCCCTAGAACTGCTGGTCTCAG GTAtgtccaggaagccttccctccTGACCCAGCAGAGCCCCGTTGTGACCCCTGGACAGAGGCTGACCCTCCAGTGTCGCTCTGACGTCGGCTATGACAGATTCGCTCTATACAAGGAGGCGGCACGTGACCTTCCCCAGCACCTTAGCCtgcagccccaggctgggctctcgGGGGCCGACTTCCCCCTGGGCCCAGTGAGCGGCTCCCACGGGGGCCGGTACACATGCTATGGTGGACACAACCTCTCCTCCGAGTGGTCGGCCCCCAGTGACCCCCTGGACATCCTGGTCACAG gACAGCTCCCCTCCACACCCTCCCTCTCAGTGCAGCCAGGACCCACGGTGGCCTCAGGAGAGAACGTGATCCTGCTGTGTCAGTCCTGGAGCTTTGTGGACACTTTCCTTCTGTCCAAGGAGGGGGCAGCCGACCCTCCCCTGCGTCTTAGATCAAAGTACCGAGCTGGGCATTACCAGGCCAAATTCTCCATGAGTCCTGTGACCTCAGCCCAGGGGGGGACCTACAGGTGCTACGGCTCATACAGCACCTTCCCCTACCTGTTGTCACACCCCAGTGACCCCCTGGAGCTCCAGGTCTCAG GATCCTCTGGAGAGTCCAGCCCCCCAGCCACAGATCCCAGCTCAACAGCTG GTCCCAACCGGTACCTGTACGTCCTCATCGGGGCCGCGGGGGCCTTCGTCCTGCTGCTCTGcctcctcgtcgtcctcctcGTCCGTCGCCGGCGTCAGGGCAAAGGCAGGAAGCCGG GGGCCGCAGACCCAGAGCCCCAGGACAGAGGCCTGCAGGACAG CTCCGGGCCAGCTGCCGCCACCCAGGAGGAGACCCTCT aTGCCGCCGTGCAAGACGCACAGCCCGAGGAGGGGGTGGAGCTGGACCAGCGG GACGCGGAGAATGGAGACCCCCAAGGAACGACGTATGCCCAGGTGAGCCACTCAAGATCAAGACTCAGTCGGGGACCGGCCACTTCTCCTTCCCCCCTGTGGGGGGGATTGCCGGACACAGAAGACAAACAAGCAGAGGAAGACAGGCAGATGGACAGTCAG GCTGCCGCATCTGACGCCCCCCCAGATGTGACCTACGCCCAGCTGAACCGCTTGACGCTCAGACGGGAGACGAGTGCACCCCATTCCTCCCAAGCCGGGGAGCCTCCAGCAGAGCCCAGCGTGTATGCTGCTCTGGCCATCCGCTAG